A part of Gemmatimonas groenlandica genomic DNA contains:
- a CDS encoding histidine phosphatase family protein has translation MTTLQEWDYGEFEGKTTLEIRRAHPGWSVWVHGGPGGESPAEVARRADQVIERALALASDVAVSAHGHLLRVLAARWLGHPPSAGAGLLLDTASLSVLGTYLDDRVIRQWHEICHLGGH, from the coding sequence ATGACAACATTGCAGGAATGGGACTACGGCGAGTTCGAAGGTAAGACCACGCTTGAAATCCGGCGCGCACATCCGGGGTGGAGTGTCTGGGTGCACGGCGGTCCGGGCGGTGAATCGCCTGCGGAGGTTGCACGCCGCGCGGATCAGGTGATCGAACGGGCACTTGCACTGGCCAGTGACGTCGCGGTTTCCGCGCATGGTCACCTGCTCCGGGTGCTCGCGGCGCGATGGCTCGGACATCCGCCAAGCGCCGGCGCCGGACTGCTGCTGGACACCGCCTCTCTCAGCGTGCTGGGCACCTACCTCGATGATCGGGTCATCCGCCAATGGCACGAGATCTGTCATCTCGGCGGACACTGA
- the pgl gene encoding 6-phosphogluconolactonase produces MREEILADVHAVARRGADVIADAAREAVTARGRFLLAISGGTTPWLMLRHLADLHVQWSAVELFQTDERIAPAGHIERNLTHLTHALLDRVPEPPAAVHAMPVEMPDYADAARRYADSIRAVAGDPPVFDLVHLGLGEDGHTASLVPNDPVLDEAATAVAVTGEYGGRRRMTLTYPVLAHARRILWVVTGAGKAPMLNRLRAGDQTIPAGRVRSDRALLLADRAAGHLSQP; encoded by the coding sequence ATGCGCGAGGAAATCCTTGCCGACGTGCACGCCGTGGCCAGACGGGGGGCCGACGTCATCGCCGACGCGGCGCGCGAGGCGGTGACCGCGCGTGGACGGTTCTTGCTCGCGATCAGCGGCGGCACCACGCCGTGGTTGATGCTACGCCATCTGGCCGACTTGCACGTGCAGTGGTCCGCCGTCGAACTCTTCCAGACCGATGAACGGATCGCGCCTGCCGGTCACATCGAGCGCAATCTGACCCACCTGACGCACGCACTGCTCGACCGTGTGCCTGAACCACCAGCTGCGGTTCATGCCATGCCTGTGGAAATGCCCGACTACGCAGACGCAGCGCGTCGCTACGCCGACAGCATTCGCGCCGTTGCCGGTGACCCTCCAGTGTTCGACCTCGTGCATCTCGGCCTCGGCGAGGATGGACACACCGCGTCCCTCGTCCCGAACGACCCGGTGCTCGACGAGGCAGCGACCGCAGTCGCCGTCACCGGCGAATACGGCGGCCGCCGGCGCATGACGCTCACGTACCCGGTGCTCGCTCACGCCCGACGCATCCTCTGGGTCGTGACTGGCGCCGGCAAAGCCCCCATGCTCAACCGACTGCGGGCTGGAGACCAGACGATTCCAGCCGGTCGGGTTCGCTCCGACCGCGCGCTGCTGCTGGCCGATCGCGCGGCCGGCCATCTTTCGCAGCCCTGA